TTTCATTTACACTCTAGATGTGGGATCTCCACAGAGGTGTTGGCACGTTAGGTGGGACCTTTGTTGTGCGACATATTTATGCTAACAAAGCCATAGAGCGACACAGAATCAGATTCATTGTTCTGCCGCGTAGGCCAGTTCAGATTTAAGCAACATTTGTGGTGGATGCATAATAAGAATACAACGGTATCATTGAAAAGTGTAGAAATCCGAGGCCTAGCGTACCGTTTTTGAAATCACGTTCTCCGTTGTGAAACTTCAAGGAAGCCATCCGAAGAGAAATTCAATCCAAGTCATTCCATAATCAATGTTACGAGTAGCAATGCTAACACATACATTCTACCTCAAAGAATGCATAGAAACATGTGATTAATCGGAAGGACGCCATCcacacaatattatttttgcgACCCATTTTTTGAGATcataacaaaatttcaaatttatataaaaatgcattttagttcgatattcaaaaagttatgaCTTTTTCAAAACCATCCGTTTCTCACTATTTCTAACATTCCAAACAGTATGTGGATTTTTCTAGTATAAAAGAGGATTGTGATCGTTTCTTGAAACGTTTCTTATAAGTTATACATCTTCTCTCAaatactatttattttattagaattttatcGTTTTTATTAATTGGTATTCCAACTTCTGATGTTTTAGCTGGAAAGGGAAGCTGAAACGCAAAGAACTCTGCTGGAGCACATTGTAGGAAAGCAAGGAGATCTTCTTACAGGATCCGTTCAAGTCGAAAGCACTCCTTCATCAGACTCTTCCAGGTCAAACTCTCCAACTGCCGCCGATACGTAAGTCTATGAAATAAGAAAATCCGATTCCATTCACacgataagaaaatatttaattttgttaCAAGCAGGGTTtgcatttttaaatataaaaatacaaggtTATTCTTACAATGGTTCAAGCTAGAACAGGGAACGACAATTAATCGTTCTCAATTCTTTCGAGACTTCAATGTTTTAAATCGACTGTTGAAGAATCAAGTTGGAATACCCTTTAAAGTTTTGAAATGAGAACAGCTATTTCCAAAACCCTGTTTTCAGCGTTTCTAAGTTGGCAGTATACCCGGCTACCGGGTCTGAATTCACTGTGAATTCttctattctataaaatttacaaatgcaatttttcaataaaccattgttattattatcattcaataacaAGTGGATTGGTGGAAAAAGTCTAGTATGTTGTTACATGAGCGCAAACATTTTGCCGAACTCTATAGATGTTTTAGACATTTTTGTCGTACTCAAGCTACATTCTCTGTCTGCAGATGAATTCTGCAGAACTTACTTTTTGTACAAATGgccatttttttacattttccatTTCATTGATTATTCAATCTGGAATTCTAGAAGAtaagatattttgttgattatatagagttttatgaaaaaatgaaaggTTTATTCTATTTAAGGGTTTTATAAAGATTTCGAGGTTTTTGATTTAAtgaaaagtaataattatttactgaacgattttcatctaaaattacTATTATCTTGACTGTCCCTGAAAGCCTTGTATATGTAAGAGAAATATGTAAGATTGCTTTTATTTGTGTGTGTTGCAGTATCAATGGCAACGGCTTTGGTATGACTGGCAGCATGACTGGTAGCATGACGAGGTCGCAGGAAGGAGGCACCAAGTACCGGAAGCACACAGCCATGGCAGAGGAGATGCTGTATGCGAACAGCGGGGGTGGCCACAAGCAACACCCCACATCGGCCCCCCTCACCCTCCTACCTCCGAACTCATGCCTCCGCCCACCCGTGCGCTGACCCGTGTGCCCAGTGCGCCAACCTCGCTCAAGTGAGTTAGCTTGTTACTCATAGTAAGTGTTTCTCTTAGAACCTATGTGCTATCGTTGTTAGTAGGCATTGTGATATTCTATTTaggtacagacttatgcgctaCGAACACCcgcatttcactttttatcacTGACGCTAAGCCTATTATATCTACATCTGTACAAATTATAAgcagatataattataaatacagATACAGTatgtttacgaactccctaaCAATACTCTAGGGAAGAAATACATTGCATGATGTTTGCTGAAGTATAATTGCGAATTTTCATTAACTCTCAGCGAAATTACTTCTTCCTTTCCGGTTGTTTTCATAAGAAGCCAACCAAGTGGTATTAAAATAATACCATCgtttaattattttctaataatGTTCAAGAACCTTCCATGAATTAGAAGGAACTTCTGAACTCTGAGCCAATCATTTATcattttgaaattgattgatgttTGCTACTATCTGGGTCTGATAGTTCAGGTTCGAATCCTGCCAGAGCTTACGTACTATAGTAGACTCATATAGATACTTCTGGGAAGAATTTTTGCGCAATCtgcgagaaataaggaaaaatttttgcgcaaatccccctccc
The genomic region above belongs to Nilaparvata lugens isolate BPH unplaced genomic scaffold, ASM1435652v1 scaffold7139, whole genome shotgun sequence and contains:
- the LOC120356572 gene encoding kinesin-like protein KIF21B — its product is MAASSPKIAKQKWTALEKNISTNTLNKQSIVALERDMERLINERKARHLELESKLRRLNDLQVSHPREYQLHADLEEEIESLRANLQYIQESIQDSQQNILQVEESKVIINLCGISTEVLLEREAETQRTLLEHIVGKQGDLLTGSVQVESTPSSDSSRSNSPTAADTINGNGFGMTGSMTGSMTRSQEGGTKYRKHTAMAEEMLYANSGGGHKQHPTSAPLTLLPPNSCLRPPVR